In Luteolibacter sp. Y139, a genomic segment contains:
- the purB gene encoding adenylosuccinate lyase, translating to MPRTRRWPLLPAVIPNVLAERYASPALQAIWSAEGRIVLEREFWIAVMKAQRDLGLDIPAEAITAYEIAKDSVDPGSIMARERVTRHDVKARIEEFNDLAGHEHIHKGMTSRDLTENVEQLQVWRSLLAIRDKSVAVLARLKKRAEQWNDLVITARTHNVAAQPTTLGKRIAMFGEEMLSAHHALEDVIARYPVRGLKGAVGTQMDQLSLFNGDAAQVAELEQKVVTHLGMPAVWTNVGQVYPRSLDFRVVAALTDLASGPSSFCRTLRLMAGHETASEGFAPGQTGSSAMPHKMNSRSCERVNGFHVILKGYLAMASGLAGDQWNEGDVSCSVVRRVMLPDAFFAIDGLFETYLTVLDQMDAYPAVIAKENAHYLPFLMTTTIMMEAVKSGVGRETAHKAIKEHAVGTVNDLRAGKTTVNDLVDRLANDERIPMDRSQLAAIVAAGESNAGAAQAQVATFAKAVAALEAANPAAAAYSPGSIL from the coding sequence TTGCCCCGCACCCGCCGCTGGCCGCTACTCCCCGCCGTGATTCCGAACGTCCTCGCCGAACGCTACGCCTCCCCTGCCCTGCAAGCCATCTGGTCGGCCGAAGGCCGCATCGTGCTGGAGCGCGAGTTCTGGATCGCCGTAATGAAGGCCCAGCGCGACCTCGGCCTCGACATCCCCGCCGAGGCGATCACCGCGTATGAAATCGCCAAGGACTCGGTCGATCCCGGCTCGATCATGGCCCGCGAGCGCGTCACCCGCCACGACGTGAAGGCCCGCATCGAGGAGTTCAACGACCTCGCCGGCCACGAGCACATCCACAAGGGCATGACCTCGCGCGACCTCACGGAAAACGTCGAGCAGCTCCAGGTCTGGCGCTCGCTGCTGGCGATCCGCGACAAGTCCGTCGCCGTACTCGCCCGCCTGAAGAAGCGCGCCGAGCAGTGGAATGACCTCGTCATCACCGCCCGCACCCACAACGTCGCCGCCCAGCCGACCACGCTCGGCAAGCGCATCGCGATGTTCGGCGAGGAAATGCTCTCTGCCCACCACGCGCTGGAAGACGTGATCGCCCGCTACCCGGTCCGCGGCCTCAAGGGCGCCGTCGGAACGCAGATGGACCAGCTTTCCCTCTTCAATGGCGATGCCGCGCAGGTCGCCGAGCTTGAGCAAAAAGTCGTCACCCACCTCGGCATGCCGGCGGTCTGGACGAATGTCGGCCAGGTCTATCCGCGCTCGCTCGATTTCCGCGTGGTCGCTGCCCTGACCGATCTCGCCAGCGGCCCCTCCTCCTTCTGCCGCACCCTGCGTCTGATGGCCGGCCATGAAACCGCCAGCGAAGGCTTCGCGCCCGGCCAAACCGGCTCCAGCGCCATGCCGCACAAGATGAACTCCCGCTCCTGCGAGCGCGTGAACGGCTTCCACGTGATCCTGAAGGGCTACCTCGCCATGGCCTCCGGTCTCGCCGGTGACCAGTGGAATGAGGGCGATGTATCCTGCTCGGTCGTCCGCCGCGTGATGCTGCCGGATGCCTTCTTCGCCATCGACGGCCTGTTCGAGACCTACCTCACCGTCCTCGATCAGATGGACGCCTATCCCGCCGTGATCGCGAAGGAAAACGCCCACTACCTCCCCTTCCTGATGACCACCACGATCATGATGGAAGCCGTGAAGTCCGGCGTCGGCCGCGAGACCGCGCACAAGGCAATCAAGGAACACGCCGTCGGCACCGTAAACGACCTCCGCGCCGGCAAGACCACGGTGAACGACCTCGTCGACCGCCTCGCCAACGACGAGCGCATCCCGATGGATCGCTCCCAACTCGCCGCCATCGTCGCTGCCGGCGAAAGCAATGCCGGTGCGGCCCAAGCCCAGGTCGCCACCTTCGCGAAAGCCGTGGCCGCCCTTGAAGCCGCCAACCCGGCAGCCGCGGCCTACTCGCCGGGCTCGATCCTCTGA
- a CDS encoding c-type cytochrome has product MSSTSDNPLTRFSAFIWALGVFSLFGVIVLALKLFSHDTTGKNPLEEAAAAKRYEVRAGVDAAQKAGFAYKEVEKGKTVQVPPHDVFASLGEKLLSEKPAPVAVDAQIVPGSDRATAKSTEAGPDMSAVDKRTPAADTPIDPAVMAKGQATFALCAACHGPAGAGVPPVGPPLAGSEWVTGPVSNLIRIQFRGLQGPLHVKGAVFTPLAPMTPVIATQDDETIAAVLTFVRNSFGNKAAPVLPEQVKMLRSELGKPMLTEADLIKP; this is encoded by the coding sequence ATGTCCTCGACCAGCGACAATCCTCTGACCCGCTTCTCCGCCTTTATCTGGGCGTTGGGTGTCTTCTCGCTCTTCGGCGTGATCGTGCTCGCCCTGAAGCTGTTCTCTCACGACACCACCGGAAAGAACCCGCTGGAAGAAGCGGCTGCCGCCAAGCGCTACGAAGTCCGCGCGGGCGTCGATGCCGCGCAGAAGGCGGGCTTCGCTTACAAGGAAGTGGAGAAGGGCAAGACGGTGCAGGTGCCGCCGCACGATGTCTTCGCCAGTCTCGGCGAGAAGCTGCTTTCCGAGAAGCCGGCGCCGGTGGCAGTGGATGCCCAAATCGTTCCGGGTTCTGACCGTGCGACCGCCAAGTCCACAGAGGCAGGTCCCGACATGTCCGCCGTGGACAAGCGCACGCCCGCTGCTGACACGCCGATCGATCCTGCGGTGATGGCCAAGGGCCAAGCCACCTTCGCCTTGTGCGCCGCTTGTCACGGTCCGGCCGGTGCCGGTGTTCCTCCGGTCGGTCCGCCGCTCGCTGGTTCCGAATGGGTGACTGGTCCGGTTTCCAACCTGATCCGTATCCAGTTCCGCGGTCTGCAAGGCCCGCTTCATGTGAAGGGTGCCGTGTTCACGCCGCTCGCGCCGATGACCCCGGTCATCGCGACCCAAGACGACGAAACGATCGCCGCCGTCCTCACTTTCGTCCGCAACAGCTTTGGCAACAAGGCCGCCCCGGTGCTGCCGGAGCAGGTCAAGATGCTCCGCTCGGAACTCGGCAAGCCGATGCTCACCGAGGCCGACCTGATCAAGCCCTGA
- a CDS encoding c-type cytochrome has product MKYFFLAYAIIAALFIGLMPVRGSKSPDAPIRLFPDMDEQDKLKPQKPDEFFADGQGARQPVHGTQALGLNPEGLKEIGGIPEQEFGGGTGHLATGGIDGYYANGMPEELGLTAENVGAFIKRGEEVFNVNCAICHGKSGDGQGMTSHFGVPGIANLTQDTYGQATYPDGRIFSVISDGKGNMSGYKHNIALRDRWAVVSYVRALQLARKAPYDVVKDAFDKGIATQAK; this is encoded by the coding sequence GTGAAATACTTCTTCCTCGCCTACGCGATCATCGCAGCCCTGTTCATCGGCCTCATGCCGGTGCGTGGCAGCAAGTCCCCGGACGCGCCGATCCGGCTGTTCCCGGACATGGACGAGCAGGACAAGCTCAAGCCGCAGAAGCCGGACGAATTCTTCGCTGACGGCCAAGGCGCGCGCCAGCCGGTCCACGGCACCCAGGCGCTGGGCCTGAACCCGGAAGGCCTGAAGGAAATCGGCGGCATCCCCGAGCAAGAGTTCGGCGGCGGCACCGGTCACCTCGCCACCGGTGGCATCGACGGCTACTACGCCAATGGCATGCCGGAAGAACTCGGCCTGACTGCCGAGAACGTCGGCGCTTTCATCAAGCGCGGCGAAGAAGTCTTCAACGTCAACTGCGCGATCTGCCACGGCAAGTCGGGCGACGGCCAGGGCATGACCAGCCACTTCGGCGTCCCCGGCATCGCCAACCTGACGCAGGACACCTACGGACAGGCCACCTACCCGGACGGTCGCATCTTCTCAGTGATCTCCGACGGCAAGGGCAACATGAGCGGCTACAAGCACAACATCGCCCTGCGCGACCGCTGGGCTGTCGTCTCCTACGTCCGCGCCCTGCAACTCGCCCGCAAGGCTCCCTACGACGTCGTGAAGGACGCGTTCGACAAGGGCATCGCCACGCAAGCCAAGTAA
- a CDS encoding cytochrome c oxidase subunit II, with product MTLSPSKALSIPEVFSAHGGRVDHLIDVVHWFMFALGLGWFFFFAFCLVRFRASVHPKASYHGVRNHISSHLEIAVVIIEAVLLLGFAFPLWRERTDTWQTVQKQDPIRVRVVGWQFGWTYHYPGKDGKFGRINPLVRTSNNDVALDLNDPNAQDDFIASNLKIAKGRPAILNITSNDVIHNYAIVPMRIQQDAVPGREIPMWFTPTKTLETSIVCAQLCGEKHGDMVGQMEVVEDKAFRTWFDTESENALKAHAPKAAATASR from the coding sequence ATGACCCTGAGCCCTTCAAAAGCCCTCAGCATCCCCGAAGTCTTCTCCGCCCATGGTGGCCGGGTGGACCACCTCATTGACGTGGTTCACTGGTTCATGTTCGCGCTCGGTCTCGGCTGGTTCTTCTTCTTCGCTTTCTGCCTGGTCCGCTTCCGCGCGTCGGTGCACCCGAAGGCGTCGTATCACGGCGTCCGCAACCACATCTCCAGCCACTTGGAAATCGCGGTGGTCATCATCGAAGCCGTGCTGCTGCTGGGCTTCGCGTTCCCGCTGTGGCGCGAGCGCACTGACACCTGGCAGACGGTGCAGAAGCAGGATCCGATCCGCGTCCGCGTCGTCGGCTGGCAGTTTGGCTGGACCTATCACTACCCCGGCAAGGACGGCAAGTTCGGCCGCATCAATCCGCTGGTCCGCACCAGCAACAACGACGTGGCGCTCGACCTGAATGATCCGAATGCCCAGGACGACTTCATTGCGTCCAACCTCAAGATTGCGAAGGGCCGCCCGGCGATCCTCAACATCACGTCCAACGACGTGATCCACAACTACGCGATCGTCCCGATGCGCATCCAGCAGGACGCCGTCCCGGGCCGCGAGATCCCGATGTGGTTCACGCCGACGAAGACCCTGGAAACCTCGATCGTCTGCGCCCAGCTCTGCGGCGAGAAGCACGGCGACATGGTGGGCCAGATGGAAGTGGTCGAGGACAAGGCTTTCCGCACTTGGTTCGATACCGAGTCCGAGAACGCGCTGAAGGCTCACGCGCCGAAGGCTGCAGCCACTGCGAGCCGTTGA
- a CDS encoding cbb3-type cytochrome c oxidase subunit I yields the protein MSAASSQTSDAIRRAEIDRSLRHPVMFFFTSGAAWLAVAILLGIISSAKTHSPDFLSGCAFLTYGRVQPAHMNALIYGWGCQAAFGSLVWLMARLSRQECRAAGLILTAGHVWNFSLALGIIGILSGNSTGIPWMEMPKFAWVPMLLAYAAIAIWSMVQFKVRPSGHVFISQWYILAALIWFPWVFATAHIFVHGFSGSPLMAAAINAWYRSALLFLFFLPAGIAAAYYLIPKVTGRPVYSYTLSLLGFWSLAIIAPWAGMQKLAGAPIPNFLPYLGAAATILVAIPCIAVAVNLLKTAAGAPETVVNSPSLRFTVAGLFGLLVTGFAATFLNVPSFLPLSQFSLSQYGFDVLALYGFFSFVAFGMIYFVVPRVTRREWLSSRLIKMHFFLSIYGVMTIALVAIFGGLMQGQAQEDFKQPWENAMTYANPYAVATTLSWCLLLFSNVWFFVHLALMWLRLGRRSSHPTLLGHAHHDDLHDATHGPEGDIDNGGPGSASAAHAHSH from the coding sequence ATGTCCGCCGCCTCATCCCAGACTTCCGACGCGATCCGCCGCGCGGAGATCGACCGCTCGCTGCGCCACCCGGTGATGTTCTTCTTCACCAGCGGTGCCGCATGGTTGGCCGTGGCCATCCTGCTCGGCATCATCTCGTCCGCCAAGACCCACAGCCCTGATTTCCTCAGCGGTTGCGCGTTCCTGACCTACGGTCGCGTGCAGCCGGCGCACATGAATGCGCTGATCTACGGCTGGGGCTGCCAAGCCGCCTTCGGTTCGCTGGTGTGGCTGATGGCCCGCCTGTCCCGCCAGGAGTGCCGCGCCGCCGGCCTGATCCTCACCGCCGGTCACGTCTGGAACTTCTCGCTCGCCCTCGGCATCATCGGGATCCTTTCCGGCAACAGCACGGGCATCCCGTGGATGGAAATGCCGAAGTTCGCCTGGGTGCCGATGCTGCTCGCCTACGCCGCGATCGCGATCTGGTCGATGGTGCAGTTCAAGGTCCGCCCCTCCGGTCACGTCTTCATTTCCCAGTGGTACATCCTGGCCGCGCTGATCTGGTTCCCGTGGGTGTTCGCCACCGCACACATCTTCGTGCACGGCTTCTCCGGTTCCCCGCTGATGGCTGCGGCGATCAATGCCTGGTATCGCTCGGCGCTGCTGTTCTTGTTCTTCCTGCCGGCCGGCATTGCCGCGGCTTACTACCTGATTCCGAAGGTTACCGGCCGTCCGGTGTATAGCTACACGCTGTCGCTGCTCGGTTTCTGGTCGCTCGCGATCATCGCCCCGTGGGCTGGCATGCAGAAGCTGGCCGGTGCGCCGATCCCGAACTTCCTGCCCTACCTCGGCGCCGCTGCCACCATCCTCGTGGCGATCCCTTGCATCGCCGTCGCGGTGAACCTGCTCAAGACCGCCGCGGGTGCTCCCGAGACGGTGGTGAACAGCCCGTCGCTGCGCTTCACGGTGGCCGGTCTATTCGGCCTGCTGGTGACCGGCTTCGCCGCCACCTTCCTGAATGTCCCGTCCTTCCTGCCGCTGAGCCAATTCTCGCTCTCGCAGTATGGCTTCGACGTGCTGGCACTCTACGGCTTCTTCAGCTTCGTCGCCTTCGGGATGATCTACTTCGTGGTCCCGCGCGTGACCCGCCGCGAGTGGCTTTCCAGCCGCCTGATCAAGATGCACTTCTTCCTCTCGATCTACGGGGTAATGACCATCGCGCTGGTCGCCATCTTCGGCGGTCTGATGCAGGGCCAGGCCCAGGAGGACTTCAAGCAGCCGTGGGAGAATGCGATGACCTATGCCAACCCGTATGCGGTCGCGACCACGCTGTCGTGGTGCTTGCTGTTGTTCTCGAACGTCTGGTTCTTCGTGCACCTCGCGCTGATGTGGCTGCGCCTCGGCCGCCGCTCCTCGCACCCGACCCTGCTCGGCCACGCGCATCATGATGATCTGCACGATGCGACCCACGGCCCCGAAGGCGACATCGACAATGGCGGCCCGGGTTCCGCTTCCGCCGCTCACGCCCATTCCCACTAA
- a CDS encoding GxxExxY protein codes for MVWISLSDLSEILSAMLHEEITKDAIGAAMVVLNELRPGLDEKLYENALVLELRARGHEVEQQREYPVYYRGQFIGKLIPDLVVDGKVIVDPKVVSVFNDTHVAQMLGYLNITGLEVALLLNFKSAKLEWRRVVNERRFLGIEDDSPPMLS; via the coding sequence ATGGTTTGGATTTCTCTTTCCGACCTCTCCGAGATTCTATCGGCCATGCTACATGAGGAGATCACGAAGGATGCAATTGGGGCGGCGATGGTTGTGTTAAACGAGCTCAGGCCGGGACTGGACGAGAAGCTCTACGAGAATGCATTGGTTCTCGAACTTCGCGCGCGGGGGCATGAGGTCGAGCAGCAGCGCGAGTATCCGGTCTATTACCGCGGACAATTCATCGGGAAGCTTATCCCTGATCTGGTGGTGGACGGGAAGGTGATCGTGGACCCAAAGGTGGTGAGTGTATTCAACGACACTCATGTGGCGCAAATGCTCGGTTACCTCAACATCACCGGCTTGGAGGTGGCGCTGCTGCTCAATTTCAAGAGTGCCAAGTTGGAATGGCGACGGGTGGTCAACGAGCGGCGGTTCTTGGGAATCGAGGATGATTCCCCGCCCATGTTGTCGTAA
- a CDS encoding c-type cytochrome, whose translation MIDPSKPDLEESVNVTEAHERVVRGAAAASRESKLKENGAEPISLWVLILCAVPLLAAGWTLGKAGTLFSYKDITREDYVRVIPSDGESAKLPPTDYLTASIKKGQKIFAKCAGCHGADGKGDGANYPPLAGSEFVNGPHERFAMVILNGLTGPTSSGKTFGVMPSQAAGLNGEDLSHVMNYVRHSFGNSAADVVTKQMGTAALEISGKRAKAGASVTADELNADHKKNLPGDPIDPKMMVDPITLEPAEAK comes from the coding sequence ATGATCGATCCTTCCAAGCCTGACCTCGAGGAATCGGTGAACGTCACCGAAGCCCACGAGCGCGTGGTCCGTGGTGCCGCCGCTGCTTCCCGCGAGTCCAAACTCAAGGAGAACGGAGCCGAGCCGATCTCGCTCTGGGTGCTTATCCTGTGCGCCGTTCCGCTGCTGGCCGCCGGCTGGACGCTGGGCAAGGCCGGCACGCTGTTCTCCTACAAGGACATCACGCGTGAAGACTACGTCCGCGTGATCCCGAGCGATGGCGAAAGCGCCAAGCTGCCGCCGACCGACTACCTCACCGCCTCGATCAAGAAGGGCCAGAAGATCTTCGCGAAGTGCGCCGGTTGCCACGGTGCCGATGGCAAGGGCGATGGTGCCAACTATCCGCCGCTGGCTGGTTCCGAGTTCGTCAATGGTCCGCACGAGCGCTTCGCCATGGTCATTCTCAACGGTCTTACCGGCCCGACTTCCAGCGGCAAGACCTTCGGCGTGATGCCGTCCCAGGCCGCCGGTCTGAATGGCGAGGACCTTTCCCACGTGATGAATTACGTCCGCCACTCCTTCGGCAACAGCGCCGCCGACGTGGTAACCAAGCAGATGGGCACCGCTGCGCTGGAAATCTCCGGCAAGCGCGCCAAGGCCGGTGCCTCCGTCACCGCCGACGAACTGAATGCCGATCACAAGAAGAACCTTCCGGGCGATCCCATCGATCCCAAGATGATGGTCGATCCGATCACCCTCGAACCGGCGGAAGCCAAGTAA
- a CDS encoding cytochrome C oxidase subunit IV family protein — protein sequence MADSPEAIQKSLRLYKLIGLVLFCGTAATVAVATIPQLDVGKHGFDTADMCLGLLIATVKASLVAAIFMHLNHEKRLIYWLFSFGIIAAICLLGLTALAEHDPIHYNGFKDGVPGSDVKRQH from the coding sequence ATGGCCGATTCTCCTGAAGCAATCCAGAAGTCGCTCCGCCTCTACAAGTTGATCGGCCTCGTGCTGTTCTGTGGCACCGCAGCCACGGTCGCGGTCGCGACGATCCCTCAGCTCGATGTCGGCAAGCACGGCTTCGACACCGCCGACATGTGCCTCGGCCTGTTGATCGCCACCGTGAAGGCCTCGCTGGTGGCAGCGATCTTCATGCACCTTAATCACGAGAAGCGCCTGATTTACTGGCTCTTCAGCTTCGGCATCATCGCCGCGATCTGTCTCCTGGGCCTGACCGCCCTCGCCGAGCACGACCCGATCCACTACAATGGATTCAAGGACGGGGTGCCCGGTTCCGACGTCAAGAGGCAGCACTGA
- a CDS encoding cytochrome c oxidase subunit 3, with translation MEIPYIVTPRKDTGLFNSKIAIWLFLASEVMLFGGFFSAYIFLRLGADFPWPERTLPVLPGLINTFVLIASSVTVVFAWASLKMRQWGKFQIYMLITVVCSFIFMGLKGIEYYVKFHHQALRTMDWAVVEGHLGNVVKEGVHVDHEHGPKDEDLALDHNGKKIEENVINYETTQITFNTLRYERPWVEEMIAHAAEEKATIELAARLELQTERGKPVVFEKGTKLDLKLLDEIKKAHLAGHRNNQALRTDSLRESWREVHKANPGKRDSDLAGLAKVDDAAIAKDLMPEQPSVAFEVKPAVVFRFAPRDIQEANGTLRDGTALAGKLLESPMGFHFVDAIDFRHLAMKVTERVGHHDEAAIEKAIEESWLLKENHELAEIWEKQQKALAKLEEFLASKGKEPTEKDKYRINWQEMAFYADPKSSVESYDPSKTYAMPRVDENPKEKFFGPDYHERLFPHLEVPRNQVQFASKFAPAWNTYYAIYFTMTGLHGLHVIGGAIVLAYYLFFGKKMYLSNPEWLANRVEVGGLFWHFVDLVWIFLFPILYLM, from the coding sequence ATGGAAATCCCCTACATCGTCACCCCGCGCAAGGACACGGGCCTCTTCAACTCGAAGATCGCCATCTGGTTGTTCCTCGCGTCGGAAGTCATGCTCTTCGGCGGCTTCTTCTCGGCCTACATTTTCCTGCGCCTCGGCGCGGACTTCCCATGGCCGGAGCGCACGCTGCCGGTGCTGCCGGGCCTCATCAACACCTTCGTGCTGATCGCCTCGTCGGTCACCGTGGTTTTTGCCTGGGCGTCACTGAAGATGCGCCAGTGGGGCAAGTTCCAGATCTACATGCTGATCACGGTCGTTTGCTCCTTCATCTTCATGGGCCTGAAGGGCATCGAGTACTACGTGAAGTTCCACCACCAGGCTCTCCGCACGATGGACTGGGCGGTCGTGGAAGGTCACCTCGGCAACGTGGTGAAGGAAGGCGTTCACGTCGACCACGAGCATGGTCCGAAGGACGAGGACCTAGCCCTCGATCACAACGGCAAGAAGATCGAGGAAAACGTCATCAACTACGAGACCACGCAGATCACCTTCAATACCCTCCGCTATGAACGGCCGTGGGTGGAGGAGATGATCGCCCACGCGGCGGAAGAGAAGGCAACCATCGAGCTCGCGGCCAGGCTTGAGCTCCAGACCGAGCGCGGCAAGCCGGTGGTCTTCGAGAAGGGCACCAAGCTCGACCTCAAGCTGCTGGACGAAATCAAGAAGGCTCACCTCGCCGGCCACCGCAACAACCAGGCGCTGCGCACCGATAGCTTGCGTGAAAGCTGGCGAGAAGTCCACAAGGCCAATCCGGGCAAACGCGATTCGGACCTCGCAGGGCTTGCGAAGGTGGACGATGCCGCGATCGCCAAGGATCTGATGCCGGAACAGCCGTCCGTGGCCTTCGAAGTGAAGCCTGCCGTGGTCTTCCGCTTCGCCCCGCGTGACATCCAGGAAGCAAACGGCACCTTGCGCGACGGCACCGCCCTCGCCGGCAAGTTGCTGGAGAGCCCGATGGGCTTCCACTTCGTCGACGCCATCGATTTCCGTCATCTCGCGATGAAGGTCACCGAACGGGTCGGCCACCACGACGAGGCTGCGATCGAAAAGGCGATCGAGGAATCCTGGTTGCTCAAGGAGAACCACGAGCTGGCCGAGATCTGGGAAAAGCAACAGAAGGCACTCGCCAAGCTTGAGGAATTCCTGGCCTCCAAGGGCAAGGAGCCGACGGAAAAGGACAAGTACCGGATCAACTGGCAGGAAATGGCGTTCTACGCCGATCCGAAGTCCTCGGTGGAAAGCTACGATCCTTCGAAGACCTACGCGATGCCGCGGGTGGATGAGAACCCGAAGGAGAAGTTCTTCGGCCCTGATTACCACGAGCGCTTGTTCCCGCACCTTGAGGTTCCTCGCAATCAAGTGCAGTTCGCCTCGAAGTTCGCGCCTGCTTGGAACACCTACTACGCGATTTACTTCACGATGACCGGTCTTCACGGCCTGCACGTCATCGGCGGTGCCATCGTGCTCGCCTACTACCTGTTCTTCGGCAAGAAGATGTATCTTTCCAATCCCGAGTGGCTTGCCAACCGCGTCGAAGTCGGCGGTCTGTTCTGGCACTTTGTGGACTTGGTCTGGATCTTCCTCTTCCCGATCCTGTATTTGATGTAA
- a CDS encoding cytochrome c oxidase subunit I yields the protein MSAHAHAADQHGHDDHHGHDDHHHNPGFWSKYVFSTDHKMIGIQYGLTAMAFLAFGFYLMMVMRWSIAYPHQPLPEWMSWLFSDNWKARWLTDGKVTGETYNMFGAMHGTIMVFLGIVPLGFGAFGNYVTPLQIGAVDMAFPKLNMTSYWLYLLGGLVMCASFFMESGAAKSGWTNYSPLAGFADGQIVNQWLAGQTQWLIGLVLLISSSLLGSVNFVTTIINLRARGMTWMRMPFFVWAMLVTGFLLLLAFPPLEAAGIMQLMDRVSHSSFFMPSGLYSAKEGMADLSGGGSPLLFQHLFWFLGHPEVYVLLLPSIACVAEIIPVNTRRPLWGYKAMVYGVLTLGFLSFVVWAHHMYLTGMGPVVSTFFQTTTVLISIPSVILLTSMIISLWGGSIRFTPAMIWACAFLPMFGIGGLTGLPLAFNLVDLHLHDTYYVIGHFHYVVAPGILFGLFAGVYHWYPKITGRHMSTFLAHVHFWPSLVCMNLIFFPMLTQGMAGFHRRWYNGGDAYLANAKNAADVFAQVVDKHIDLNIVMSMAAWTMALAQIPFVINLFSAWKIGRKVESDNPYHATTLEWATPTPPGHGNFLTEPAVYRGPYEYSRPDCEEDYLPQWEEPKRDSDAPAEKPVTPSAHH from the coding sequence ATGAGCGCCCACGCCCACGCCGCCGACCAGCACGGCCACGATGACCATCACGGTCACGACGATCACCACCACAACCCGGGCTTCTGGTCGAAGTACGTGTTCTCGACCGATCACAAGATGATCGGCATCCAGTATGGCCTGACGGCGATGGCCTTCCTGGCCTTCGGCTTCTACCTGATGATGGTGATGCGCTGGAGCATCGCCTATCCGCACCAGCCGCTGCCGGAGTGGATGAGCTGGTTGTTCTCGGACAACTGGAAGGCCCGCTGGCTGACGGACGGCAAGGTGACGGGCGAGACTTACAACATGTTCGGCGCCATGCACGGCACCATCATGGTGTTCCTCGGTATCGTGCCGCTCGGTTTCGGTGCCTTCGGCAACTACGTCACGCCGCTCCAGATCGGTGCGGTCGACATGGCCTTCCCGAAGCTGAACATGACCAGCTACTGGCTCTACCTGCTGGGTGGCCTGGTGATGTGCGCCTCTTTCTTCATGGAGTCCGGCGCAGCCAAGTCCGGCTGGACGAACTACTCGCCGCTCGCTGGTTTCGCTGACGGCCAGATCGTCAACCAGTGGCTTGCCGGCCAGACCCAGTGGCTGATCGGCCTGGTGCTGCTCATTTCCTCGTCGCTGCTCGGTTCGGTGAACTTCGTCACCACGATCATCAACCTGCGCGCCCGTGGCATGACCTGGATGCGCATGCCCTTCTTCGTGTGGGCGATGCTCGTGACGGGCTTCCTGCTCCTGCTCGCCTTCCCTCCGCTGGAAGCCGCCGGCATCATGCAGCTGATGGACCGGGTGAGCCACTCGTCCTTCTTCATGCCCTCCGGCCTGTATTCGGCCAAGGAAGGCATGGCTGACCTCTCCGGTGGTGGTTCGCCGCTGCTGTTCCAGCACTTGTTCTGGTTCCTCGGTCACCCTGAGGTGTACGTGCTCCTGCTGCCGTCGATCGCCTGCGTCGCGGAAATCATTCCGGTCAATACCCGCCGCCCGCTGTGGGGCTACAAGGCGATGGTTTACGGCGTGCTCACGCTGGGCTTCCTGTCCTTCGTCGTGTGGGCGCACCACATGTATCTCACGGGCATGGGTCCGGTCGTTTCGACCTTCTTCCAGACCACCACGGTGCTGATTTCGATCCCGTCGGTGATCCTGCTGACCTCGATGATCATCTCGCTGTGGGGCGGCTCCATCCGCTTCACGCCGGCCATGATCTGGGCCTGCGCCTTCCTGCCGATGTTCGGTATCGGCGGTCTCACCGGCCTGCCGCTGGCATTCAACCTGGTGGACCTTCACCTGCACGATACCTACTACGTGATCGGCCACTTCCACTACGTGGTGGCCCCGGGCATTCTCTTCGGCCTCTTCGCCGGCGTGTATCACTGGTATCCGAAGATCACCGGCCGCCACATGAGCACCTTCCTGGCTCACGTTCACTTCTGGCCCAGCCTGGTGTGCATGAACCTGATCTTCTTCCCGATGCTCACGCAGGGCATGGCCGGTTTCCACCGCCGCTGGTACAACGGTGGCGATGCCTACCTCGCCAACGCCAAGAACGCGGCGGACGTCTTCGCCCAGGTCGTGGACAAGCACATCGACCTCAACATCGTGATGTCGATGGCCGCATGGACGATGGCGCTCGCGCAGATTCCGTTCGTGATCAATCTCTTCAGCGCTTGGAAGATCGGCCGCAAGGTCGAGAGCGACAATCCTTACCATGCCACCACCCTCGAGTGGGCGACGCCGACGCCTCCGGGCCACGGCAACTTCCTCACCGAGCCTGCCGTTTACCGCGGCCCGTACGAATACAGCCGTCCGGATTGCGAGGAAGACTACCTGCCGCAGTGGGAAGAGCCGAAGCGCGATAGCGACGCTCCCGCCGAGAAACCCGTCACCCCGTCCGCCCACCACTGA
- a CDS encoding putative quorum-sensing-regulated virulence factor — protein MTDIEREDFRNLLGEIGKMRMPFGKYGPAGVPPRGMPIYDLPPEYLSWFKERGFPKGRLGELLAIVCEIKDVGMDMVFDPLREANGGRVTYWVKRPRERNFPDSGE, from the coding sequence GTGACCGATATCGAACGCGAGGACTTCCGCAATCTGCTCGGTGAGATCGGGAAGATGCGGATGCCTTTTGGCAAGTATGGCCCGGCGGGGGTACCACCGCGCGGGATGCCGATTTATGATCTGCCGCCGGAGTATCTCTCGTGGTTCAAGGAGCGCGGCTTTCCGAAGGGACGGCTCGGCGAGCTGCTGGCCATCGTTTGTGAGATCAAGGATGTCGGGATGGACATGGTCTTCGACCCACTGCGCGAAGCGAACGGCGGCCGAGTGACCTATTGGGTCAAACGGCCGCGCGAGAGGAACTTTCCTGACTCAGGGGAGTGA